One genomic segment of Actinoplanes ianthinogenes includes these proteins:
- a CDS encoding putative bifunctional diguanylate cyclase/phosphodiesterase, which yields MTRRAGISRHAFAAIFLIGLLVLISSVAASVRTARRERIAAQDHALDVTLGRQAESLEHYFERARAIDAVLAASPAFSDFYRAPGTNQAKIEAGGPLLRRVNQSLGYLETLFPGRIGEACFIDSSGAEIARVVNGVPAAPADLSQEEDDNAFFAPTLALPPGQVYQAKEYESPDTHNVVISNSTVVTAGGHTGIVHYEIALDSFRMTATTGGLSASIVDAGTGRVLVDTRTVTTLAGRTDQTLAPVLHGTRDHGITTLGARRAAYQRVAATGGNANDWYLVVSAPAYGRGWTRGLSVGSIALLLGALLTLLLSTVSGWRYLASVRRSATYDALTGLPNRSLLTERLGAALHGDGRSAALLIVDLRGFKDVNDLLGHRLGDLLLTQVTQRLSAAVPAGATIARIGADDFAVLLPGAAPAAARAVAGDLLQSLVPAFRIGEVSLKVEAHAGIAVGPDHGTDPCTLLRHAEAALQLAVEKVTEVHEYEPGHDRGATHRLELLADLSRALETDDQISLHYQPKIDLGSGRLVGVEALIRWDHPVRGRIAPDAFIPVTESTSLIHPLTTRVLEIALRQAAAWQREGADIPVAVNLSTRCLLDAGFAGHVFDLLRHHGLPASLLKLEVTESLVMADPERCLSVLHALHDGGIRLSIDDFGTGYCSMSYLQRLPVGELKIDKSFVQGMTGSHGDAVLVRTAVSLAHSLGLEVVAEGVEDEATAAALREINCDTAQGYYYARPMPAGDFDRWHADVTRAVTIPAT from the coding sequence ATGACCAGACGGGCGGGGATCTCGCGCCACGCTTTCGCGGCGATCTTCCTGATCGGCCTGCTGGTGCTGATCAGCAGCGTTGCCGCCAGTGTGCGGACCGCCCGACGGGAGCGCATCGCGGCGCAGGACCACGCGCTGGACGTGACGCTGGGACGGCAGGCCGAGTCGCTGGAGCACTACTTCGAGCGGGCCCGGGCGATCGATGCGGTCCTCGCTGCCAGCCCGGCGTTCAGCGACTTCTACCGGGCGCCCGGCACGAACCAAGCCAAGATCGAGGCGGGCGGTCCGCTGCTGCGCCGGGTGAACCAGTCCCTCGGCTACCTGGAGACCCTGTTCCCGGGCCGGATCGGCGAGGCGTGCTTCATCGACAGCAGCGGCGCCGAGATCGCCCGGGTCGTCAACGGGGTGCCGGCCGCGCCGGCCGACCTGTCGCAGGAGGAGGACGACAACGCCTTCTTCGCGCCCACCCTGGCTCTGCCGCCGGGGCAGGTCTACCAGGCGAAAGAGTACGAATCGCCGGACACCCACAACGTGGTGATCTCCAACTCGACCGTGGTCACGGCGGGCGGGCACACCGGCATCGTGCACTACGAAATCGCCCTGGACTCCTTCCGGATGACCGCCACCACGGGCGGGCTGTCCGCGTCGATCGTCGACGCCGGCACCGGCCGGGTCCTCGTCGACACCCGAACGGTGACCACGCTGGCCGGCCGTACCGATCAGACGCTGGCGCCCGTCCTGCACGGCACCCGTGATCACGGCATCACGACGCTGGGCGCCCGGCGGGCCGCCTACCAGCGCGTCGCGGCCACCGGCGGCAACGCCAACGACTGGTACCTCGTCGTGTCCGCGCCCGCCTACGGGCGCGGCTGGACCCGGGGGTTGAGCGTCGGCTCCATCGCCCTGCTGCTGGGCGCGCTGCTGACCCTGCTGCTGTCCACCGTCAGCGGCTGGCGGTACCTCGCCTCGGTGCGGCGCTCGGCCACCTATGACGCGCTGACCGGCCTGCCGAATCGAAGCCTGCTGACCGAGCGCCTGGGTGCCGCCCTGCACGGTGACGGCCGGTCGGCCGCCCTGCTGATCGTCGACCTGCGCGGCTTCAAAGACGTCAACGACTTGCTCGGCCACCGTCTCGGCGACCTGCTGCTGACCCAGGTCACGCAGCGGCTGTCGGCCGCCGTGCCGGCCGGCGCCACGATCGCGCGCATCGGCGCCGACGACTTCGCCGTGCTGTTGCCCGGCGCCGCGCCGGCCGCCGCTCGCGCAGTCGCCGGCGACCTGCTGCAAAGCCTGGTTCCGGCCTTCCGGATCGGTGAGGTCAGCCTCAAGGTGGAGGCTCACGCCGGCATCGCCGTCGGTCCGGATCACGGGACCGACCCCTGCACGCTGCTGCGGCATGCGGAGGCCGCGCTCCAGCTGGCCGTCGAGAAGGTCACCGAGGTCCACGAGTACGAGCCGGGTCACGACCGCGGAGCGACGCATCGGCTGGAGCTGCTCGCCGACCTCAGCCGGGCGCTCGAGACCGACGACCAGATCAGCCTGCACTACCAGCCCAAGATCGATCTCGGGAGCGGTCGCCTGGTGGGTGTCGAGGCGCTCATCCGCTGGGACCATCCGGTGCGTGGCCGGATCGCCCCGGATGCTTTCATCCCGGTCACCGAGAGCACCAGTCTCATCCACCCCCTCACCACCCGCGTCCTGGAGATCGCCCTGCGGCAGGCGGCAGCCTGGCAGCGGGAGGGCGCAGATATCCCGGTCGCCGTCAACCTGTCCACGCGGTGCCTGCTCGACGCGGGCTTCGCCGGGCACGTCTTCGACCTGCTGCGCCACCACGGCCTGCCCGCGTCGCTGCTCAAGCTGGAGGTCACCGAGAGCCTGGTGATGGCCGACCCGGAGCGCTGCCTGTCCGTCCTGCACGCGCTGCACGACGGCGGCATCCGCCTGTCGATCGACGACTTCGGCACCGGCTACTGCTCGATGAGCTACCTCCAGCGCCTTCCGGTCGGCGAGCTGAAGATCGACAAGTCGTTCGTGCAGGGCATGACCGGCAGCCACGGTGACGCGGTACTCGTGCGGACCGCTGTCAGCCTGGCGCACAGCCTCGGCCTCGAGGTGGTGGCCGAGGGCGTGGAGGACGAGGCCACCGCCGCCGCGCTGCGCGAGATCAACTGTGACACCGCGCAGGGCTACTACTACGCGCGGCCGATGCCGGCCGGCGACTTCGATCGGTGGCACGCGGATGTCACGCGGGCGGTCACGATCCCGGCGACGTGA
- a CDS encoding sensor histidine kinase, protein MSAGSGQINDAGAVLSAALEAYLAFDGTGRVVAWNPAAETTFGYTHDQAYGRSVEDLIVPPESREAGQAELAALAAGRSGHTQGQRRQWLAWHADGHRIPIEMTLATTDEAGGRLFHVFAHDITTAHRASRFAAAEAAVARGLAEADSVGTAAQRVVDALGLKMNWPVTELWMIDEDRQLLVCAARHSQPGWRLRTFAVNTLEPGVALPGRVCADAAPHWIPDLSADTGSLRSRAGARIGLHVAVGVPVCTGRHLLGALCVYGDRVEDPEDTLLGLLSGLAAQIGQYLERRRAEELTVELARTKDEFLAMVTHELRNPLAAIAGTASLLTEELDDLTPDEQRHYLRIITRNAERLGVMAEDLLDLARLESGHLAINPTASDLSEIIRQALQAAPDKNLTVTAILPERLELYADPIRLRQVADNLISNAIKYTPSGGSVTITATADAGGDKITWTVADTGIGIPAAERPRLFRRFYRASTAVDRRIPGTGLGLVITRAIIERHQGTINLADDAGSGTTFVVELPVKPSITSPGS, encoded by the coding sequence ATGTCAGCAGGGTCTGGGCAGATCAATGACGCGGGCGCGGTGCTGTCTGCGGCGTTGGAGGCCTACCTTGCCTTCGACGGCACCGGGCGTGTGGTCGCGTGGAACCCCGCCGCGGAGACGACCTTCGGCTATACCCATGATCAAGCGTACGGCCGGTCGGTCGAGGACCTGATCGTCCCGCCGGAGTCCCGGGAAGCGGGACAGGCCGAGTTGGCGGCGCTGGCGGCCGGCCGGTCAGGGCACACGCAAGGTCAACGGCGGCAGTGGCTCGCCTGGCACGCCGACGGTCACCGCATCCCCATCGAGATGACGCTGGCCACCACCGACGAGGCCGGCGGCCGGCTGTTCCATGTCTTCGCCCACGACATCACGACCGCGCACCGGGCGAGCCGGTTCGCCGCGGCGGAGGCCGCCGTCGCCCGCGGCCTGGCCGAAGCCGACTCGGTGGGCACCGCGGCGCAGCGGGTCGTCGATGCCCTCGGGCTGAAGATGAACTGGCCGGTGACCGAGCTGTGGATGATCGACGAAGATCGGCAACTGCTGGTCTGCGCCGCCCGCCACTCCCAGCCGGGCTGGCGGCTGCGGACCTTCGCCGTCAACACCCTGGAACCGGGTGTCGCACTACCCGGCCGGGTGTGTGCCGATGCCGCGCCGCACTGGATCCCCGATCTCAGCGCGGACACCGGGTCCCTGCGCAGTCGCGCCGGCGCCCGGATCGGGCTGCACGTGGCCGTCGGGGTACCCGTCTGCACCGGCCGGCACCTGCTCGGCGCCCTGTGCGTTTACGGAGACCGCGTCGAAGACCCCGAGGACACCCTGCTCGGCCTGCTCAGCGGTCTCGCCGCGCAGATCGGCCAGTATCTGGAGCGGCGGCGCGCCGAGGAGTTGACCGTCGAGCTGGCCCGCACCAAGGACGAGTTCCTCGCCATGGTCACCCACGAGCTGCGCAACCCGCTGGCCGCGATCGCCGGAACGGCGAGCCTGCTCACCGAGGAGCTCGACGATCTGACGCCCGACGAGCAACGGCATTACCTGCGCATCATCACCCGCAACGCCGAGCGCCTCGGCGTCATGGCCGAGGATCTGCTCGACCTGGCCCGCCTGGAATCCGGGCACCTGGCCATCAACCCCACCGCCAGCGATCTGTCCGAGATCATCCGCCAGGCGTTGCAGGCCGCGCCCGACAAGAATCTCACCGTCACCGCGATCCTGCCGGAGCGCCTGGAGCTGTATGCCGACCCGATCCGGCTTCGCCAGGTCGCCGACAACCTCATCTCGAACGCCATCAAATACACACCCAGCGGCGGCAGCGTCACCATCACCGCCACGGCCGACGCCGGCGGCGACAAGATCACCTGGACGGTCGCCGACACCGGCATCGGCATCCCCGCCGCCGAGCGACCCCGCCTGTTCCGCCGTTTCTACCGTGCGTCCACCGCCGTCGACCGGCGCATTCCCGGCACCGGTCTGGGCCTGGTGATCACCCGCGCCATCATCGAACGGCACCAGGGCACGATCAACCTGGCCGATGACGCCGGGTCCGGCACGACGTTCGTCGTCGAGCTGCCCGTCAAACCATCGATCACGTCGCCGGGATCGTGA
- a CDS encoding MerR family transcriptional regulator, with protein sequence MTGLRSSQVADAAGVNLQTLRYYERRGLLAEPERSLGGHRLYPAEAVTVLKVIKAAQRLGFTLDEVAELLTTAGHRHGRRDAGLQERARAKLAEVEAKIADLRVIASTLRAAVDAGCDDLVACAGQPCCPIPFATIAVGAPDAEAR encoded by the coding sequence GTGACCGGCCTGCGCAGCAGCCAGGTCGCGGACGCGGCCGGGGTGAACCTGCAAACCCTGCGTTACTACGAACGGCGCGGGTTGCTCGCCGAGCCGGAGCGCAGCCTCGGCGGGCACCGGCTGTATCCGGCGGAGGCGGTCACCGTGCTGAAGGTGATCAAGGCCGCGCAGCGGCTCGGGTTCACCCTCGACGAGGTCGCCGAGCTGCTCACCACCGCCGGTCACCGGCACGGCCGCCGCGACGCCGGGCTCCAGGAACGGGCGAGGGCCAAGCTCGCCGAGGTGGAGGCGAAGATCGCCGACTTGCGGGTGATCGCCTCGACGCTGCGGGCGGCCGTCGACGCCGGCTGCGACGACCTGGTGGCCTGCGCCGGCCAGCCGTGCTGCCCGATCCCGTTCGCCACCATCGCGGTAGGAGCGCCTGATGCCGAAGCTCGCTGA
- a CDS encoding YnfA family protein has protein sequence MVIVRSLLLFALAALAEIGGAWLVWQGWRENRGLWWVAAGVVALGAYGFVATLQPDANFGRILAAYGGVFVAGSLAWGMVVDKFRPDRWDLIGAAICLLGVAVIMYAPRATA, from the coding sequence ATGGTCATCGTCCGGTCGCTGCTGCTGTTCGCCCTGGCCGCGCTGGCCGAGATCGGCGGGGCGTGGCTCGTCTGGCAGGGCTGGCGGGAGAACCGTGGGCTGTGGTGGGTCGCCGCGGGTGTCGTCGCTCTGGGTGCCTACGGGTTCGTCGCGACCCTGCAGCCGGATGCGAACTTCGGTCGCATCCTGGCCGCCTACGGCGGCGTCTTCGTCGCCGGGTCGCTGGCGTGGGGGATGGTCGTCGACAAGTTCCGGCCCGACCGGTGGGACCTCATCGGCGCCGCGATCTGCCTGCTCGGCGTCGCCGTGATCATGTACGCCCCGCGCGCCACCGCCTGA
- a CDS encoding acyl-CoA dehydrogenase family protein codes for MSVHPFIRTVDEYAERVLRPTALRTDREGVTAARIGELREIGLLNHPAPVEYGGLALGPAAERRIHEIIAGACFNTWLVWAQHVPLIGRLARTAGPLPALARRVLTGQVLLGAGVSDVRSFPRRYIEATRTAGGWIFTGTISWVSGWGLNEALAVAAVEKDTETVVTALVEIGAGVRAGAPLDLAAVTGSRTERVMLDEVVVPDEHVLSRQTLEKTRFDDLATAGDARGHHFGLAATVLRELAETPDPEVRAVARAWGPRVSGLRESAYALADEAAAVGGGPHRLDERLATKVAILSALTTLTRALVVARAGRGLTGQDTAQLHARSALFLLVQGQSADVRRAHLAHLAGLDGLAGLAGLAE; via the coding sequence ATGTCCGTCCATCCGTTCATCCGCACCGTCGACGAGTACGCCGAGCGGGTGCTGCGCCCGACCGCGCTGCGCACCGACCGCGAGGGCGTCACCGCCGCCCGGATCGGCGAGCTGCGTGAGATCGGCCTGCTCAACCATCCGGCACCCGTCGAGTACGGCGGTCTGGCCCTCGGCCCGGCCGCCGAGCGGCGGATCCACGAGATCATCGCCGGCGCCTGCTTCAACACCTGGCTGGTCTGGGCCCAGCACGTCCCGCTGATCGGCCGGCTGGCGCGCACGGCCGGGCCGCTGCCGGCCCTGGCCCGCCGGGTTCTCACCGGGCAGGTGCTGCTCGGCGCGGGCGTCAGCGACGTCCGCAGCTTTCCCCGCCGCTACATCGAGGCCACCCGCACCGCCGGTGGCTGGATCTTCACCGGCACGATCTCCTGGGTCAGCGGCTGGGGCCTCAACGAGGCACTGGCCGTCGCGGCCGTCGAGAAGGACACCGAGACGGTGGTGACCGCCCTGGTCGAGATCGGCGCCGGTGTCCGCGCCGGTGCCCCGCTCGACCTGGCCGCGGTGACCGGCAGCCGGACCGAGCGTGTCATGCTCGACGAGGTCGTCGTCCCGGACGAGCACGTGCTCTCCCGGCAGACGCTGGAGAAGACCCGCTTCGACGACCTCGCCACGGCCGGCGATGCCCGCGGCCACCACTTCGGGCTGGCCGCCACGGTGCTCCGTGAGCTGGCGGAAACCCCGGACCCGGAGGTCCGGGCCGTTGCGCGGGCGTGGGGTCCGCGGGTGTCCGGGCTCCGCGAGTCGGCGTACGCCCTGGCCGACGAGGCGGCCGCCGTCGGGGGAGGCCCGCACCGCCTCGACGAGCGGCTCGCCACCAAGGTGGCCATCTTGTCGGCTCTCACCACGCTCACGCGAGCGTTGGTCGTGGCCCGTGCCGGCCGTGGGCTGACCGGGCAGGACACGGCACAGCTGCACGCCCGGTCCGCCCTGTTCCTGCTGGTGCAGGGCCAGAGCGCGGACGTCCGCCGGGCCCACCTCGCCCACCTCGCCGGCCTCGACGGCCTCGCGGGCCTCGCGGGCCTCGCGGAATGA
- a CDS encoding NADPH-dependent FMN reductase, whose product MAEVVVVSGHPDPASSTLKLATALGERLAASRGEGSFTTVDVAELRPGLLVPADPDTSEALLNVQDAAVLIVATPAWRSTFSGALKVLLDQLPANALAGVLAIPVVTADLQEQADAAEAALARLLSELGADVVDFGLTAVGTELTDPGTVADLYASAIIR is encoded by the coding sequence ATGGCGGAAGTTGTCGTGGTCTCCGGTCACCCGGACCCAGCATCGAGCACTCTGAAGCTGGCCACGGCCCTGGGCGAGCGGCTGGCGGCGAGCCGCGGCGAGGGCTCGTTCACCACGGTCGATGTGGCCGAGCTCAGGCCGGGACTGCTGGTGCCCGCGGACCCGGACACCTCGGAGGCGCTGCTGAACGTGCAGGACGCCGCGGTGCTGATCGTCGCGACACCGGCCTGGCGCAGCACCTTCTCCGGCGCGCTCAAGGTGCTGCTCGACCAGTTGCCGGCCAACGCGCTGGCCGGGGTGCTGGCGATCCCGGTCGTGACCGCCGACCTCCAGGAGCAGGCCGACGCGGCCGAGGCCGCCCTGGCCCGGCTGCTCAGCGAGCTGGGAGCCGACGTGGTCGACTTCGGCCTCACCGCGGTCGGCACGGAACTCACCGACCCGGGCACGGTCGCCGACCTCTACGCGAGCGCGATCATCCGCTGA
- a CDS encoding redoxin domain-containing protein — MRASVRNPGTATRHTGPSVQPWADDQAFRLQLEHDGFWNRMVAAGDRVPDMPLIEVDLGPIHLNRLRDTGPLVLVFFQHAGSPQCGAALRIYRDILAPGLSALDAHLVAVSPQVPDRLEAVKRRHELDFLVASDPRHTLIDAFNIGYSSPGAVESLGTGRSVLPFATVVVADRAGVVHFTDVHANWSTRTDPERILTAVRGIVRAPGREPGLAAA; from the coding sequence ATGAGGGCTTCCGTCCGCAACCCGGGCACCGCCACGCGCCACACCGGCCCGTCAGTCCAGCCCTGGGCCGACGACCAGGCATTCCGGCTTCAGCTGGAGCACGACGGGTTCTGGAACCGGATGGTCGCCGCCGGCGACCGGGTGCCGGACATGCCCCTGATCGAGGTCGACCTCGGCCCGATCCACCTGAACCGGCTGCGTGACACCGGACCGCTCGTGCTCGTCTTCTTCCAGCATGCGGGCTCCCCGCAGTGCGGCGCCGCCCTGCGGATCTATCGGGACATCCTGGCCCCGGGCCTGTCGGCGCTCGACGCGCACCTGGTGGCGGTCAGCCCCCAGGTGCCGGACCGGCTGGAGGCGGTCAAGCGTCGTCACGAGCTCGACTTCCTCGTCGCCTCCGATCCGCGGCACACGCTCATCGACGCATTCAACATCGGCTACAGCAGCCCGGGCGCCGTCGAGTCCCTCGGCACGGGACGGTCGGTGCTGCCGTTCGCCACCGTCGTCGTCGCCGATCGGGCCGGCGTCGTCCACTTCACCGACGTGCACGCGAACTGGTCGACCCGGACCGATCCGGAGCGGATCCTCACGGCGGTCCGCGGAATCGTCCGCGCCCCTGGCCGGGAGCCGGGCCTGGCAGCCGCGTAA
- a CDS encoding DUF6301 family protein, with translation MQFERSRAEAALRESEARFRALALDANRSRSRSVFLCVPYGGYEDERRRLVVARWRALGEEAVVRQARTLLAAEPLLHSASVPEAAAAFGWTVTQFDPEWPDMGAFLDTGHGLGPRSAFFNTDDEGRVTSILVSLTESVVDGGAEGAMFKLALFADASSALTGALGRPTRPRAGEKPQLWWERPATWFGLITDDDGISLQLTPAELMLGPWQ, from the coding sequence GTGCAGTTCGAGCGCTCCCGCGCCGAAGCGGCCCTGCGCGAGAGCGAGGCGCGTTTCCGGGCGCTGGCGCTCGACGCGAACCGCTCGCGCAGTCGCTCGGTCTTCTTGTGCGTACCGTATGGCGGTTACGAGGATGAGCGACGGAGGCTGGTAGTGGCGCGGTGGCGGGCCCTCGGCGAAGAGGCCGTGGTGCGGCAGGCGCGGACGCTGCTGGCGGCGGAACCGTTGCTGCACTCCGCGTCCGTGCCCGAGGCGGCGGCGGCGTTCGGCTGGACGGTGACTCAGTTCGACCCGGAATGGCCGGACATGGGCGCGTTCCTGGACACCGGACACGGGCTGGGCCCGCGCAGCGCCTTCTTCAACACCGATGACGAAGGCCGCGTGACGTCAATCCTGGTGAGTCTCACCGAGAGCGTCGTGGACGGCGGCGCCGAGGGCGCGATGTTCAAGCTGGCCCTGTTCGCCGACGCGTCGTCCGCGTTGACCGGTGCGTTGGGGCGGCCAACCCGACCCAGGGCCGGTGAGAAACCGCAGCTGTGGTGGGAACGGCCCGCGACCTGGTTCGGTCTGATCACCGACGACGACGGGATCTCCCTTCAGCTGACGCCCGCAGAGCTGATGCTCGGCCCGTGGCAATGA
- a CDS encoding LLM class flavin-dependent oxidoreductase, with product MSSTFSAEPRLSILDLAPITPGGTVGQAFENSVLLAQAAERNGYQRVWYAEHHNMARIASSATSLLIGHIAGKTSTIRLGAGGIMLPNHAPLTIAEQFGTLATLYPGRIDLGLGRAPGSDQVTMRAMRRDPMSAESFPQDVLELQGYLGDESRVAGVRATPGAGTHVPLYILGSSMFGARLAAAYGLPYAFASHFSPGLLHQAVAAYRAEFRPSAQLSEPYVIAGVNVVAAASSEDAQRQFETTRRTLVRGLITRSTGPVDYTDEEIDEFLTTPNGRQLASMLTYAAVGTPDEVSAYLTKFAEEAQADELITAHQSTLIEDRVESVRLTAAAVLGDSA from the coding sequence ATGAGCAGCACCTTTTCGGCCGAGCCGCGCCTCTCGATCCTGGATCTTGCGCCGATCACGCCCGGTGGGACCGTCGGGCAGGCCTTCGAGAATTCCGTTCTTCTGGCGCAGGCGGCTGAGCGGAACGGTTATCAGCGGGTTTGGTATGCGGAGCATCACAACATGGCTCGGATCGCGTCGAGCGCCACGAGCCTGCTGATCGGGCACATTGCCGGTAAGACGTCGACGATTCGGCTCGGGGCGGGTGGAATCATGCTGCCCAATCACGCTCCGCTGACGATTGCCGAGCAATTCGGGACGCTTGCCACGCTGTATCCGGGGCGCATCGATCTGGGTCTGGGGCGAGCGCCGGGCAGTGACCAGGTGACCATGCGGGCGATGCGCCGGGATCCGATGTCCGCGGAGAGCTTTCCGCAGGACGTCCTCGAATTGCAGGGATACCTGGGGGACGAGTCCCGGGTCGCGGGGGTGCGGGCGACTCCGGGCGCCGGGACGCATGTGCCGCTGTACATTCTCGGATCGTCGATGTTCGGGGCCCGGCTCGCCGCGGCATACGGTTTGCCCTACGCTTTCGCCTCGCACTTCTCCCCCGGCCTGCTGCATCAGGCGGTCGCGGCCTATCGGGCGGAGTTCAGGCCGTCGGCTCAGCTGTCCGAGCCGTATGTGATCGCCGGGGTGAATGTGGTTGCCGCGGCCTCGTCCGAGGACGCGCAGCGGCAGTTCGAGACGACTCGCCGCACGCTGGTGCGGGGGTTGATCACTCGGTCCACCGGGCCGGTCGATTACACCGACGAGGAGATCGACGAATTCCTGACCACACCGAACGGCCGGCAGCTCGCCTCGATGCTGACCTATGCGGCGGTGGGCACTCCGGACGAGGTGAGTGCCTATCTCACGAAGTTCGCCGAGGAGGCGCAGGCCGACGAGCTGATCACGGCCCACCAGTCGACGCTGATCGAGGATCGGGTGGAGTCGGTGCGGCTGACGGCTGCCGCGGTACTCGGCGATTCCGCCTAG
- a CDS encoding potassium channel family protein, whose amino-acid sequence MTASAGAAGQDQADARPSFRRIAWTVLRVVGSVVALVFLYFLLPLDRASTPAAVTMLLIGLVGFMGLVAFQVWQIVRSPFPGLRAAESLATSIVLFLLLFAASYVALAAASDSNFGGRLSHTDGLYFTVTVFSTVGFGDITAKTQAARLLVTGQMITDLIVLGIGIKVILGAFRRGHQRKRDTARTGSGDE is encoded by the coding sequence ATGACCGCCTCCGCCGGCGCGGCGGGCCAGGACCAAGCTGACGCCCGACCGTCCTTCCGCAGAATCGCCTGGACCGTGCTGCGGGTGGTCGGATCGGTCGTCGCGCTGGTGTTCCTGTACTTCCTGCTGCCCCTGGACCGTGCCTCCACGCCGGCCGCCGTCACGATGCTGCTCATCGGGCTGGTCGGGTTCATGGGGCTGGTCGCTTTCCAGGTCTGGCAGATCGTCCGGTCTCCGTTCCCAGGTTTGCGGGCCGCCGAGTCGCTGGCCACCAGCATCGTGCTGTTTCTGCTGCTGTTCGCGGCCAGCTACGTGGCGCTGGCCGCGGCGTCGGACAGCAACTTCGGCGGTCGCCTGTCGCACACCGACGGCCTCTATTTCACCGTCACCGTGTTCTCCACCGTCGGCTTCGGCGACATCACGGCCAAGACCCAGGCGGCCCGGCTGCTGGTCACCGGGCAGATGATCACCGATCTGATCGTTCTCGGCATCGGCATCAAGGTGATTCTGGGTGCGTTCCGGCGCGGGCATCAGCGCAAGAGGGACACGGCCCGCACCGGGAGCGGGGACGAATGA
- a CDS encoding VOC family protein yields the protein MTSGLQFDHVGITLAAAHLDQTVAWYRDHLDFSVIEQFEVGGSVFTFIGRDDVTIEIISAGAAANPAPAATSLPASHDVERLHHLCLRVPDLEATLAELDRRGVSLFAGPLTVEKIGQRFAFIRDNLGTIIELTDGVRPAA from the coding sequence ATGACCTCCGGATTGCAGTTCGACCACGTCGGCATCACCCTCGCCGCCGCGCACCTCGACCAGACCGTCGCGTGGTACCGCGACCACCTCGACTTCTCGGTGATCGAGCAGTTCGAGGTCGGCGGATCGGTGTTCACCTTCATCGGCCGCGACGACGTCACGATCGAGATCATCTCGGCCGGCGCCGCCGCGAACCCGGCTCCGGCCGCCACGAGCCTGCCGGCCAGCCACGACGTCGAGCGTCTGCACCACCTCTGCCTGCGGGTTCCCGACCTGGAGGCGACCCTCGCCGAACTCGACCGGCGCGGGGTGAGCCTGTTCGCCGGTCCCCTGACGGTCGAGAAGATCGGTCAGCGGTTCGCTTTCATCCGGGACAACCTCGGCACGATCATCGAGCTCACCGATGGGGTGCGGCCGGCCGCCTGA
- a CDS encoding PadR family transcriptional regulator, translated as MAEPMRDPSFWVLTALAPEPRHGYGVIREVDRLSGGQVTLQAGTLYAALDRLTALGLIEADREETVDGRPRRYYRLTTDGAAALDAETERRRAAVAAATAQLSARRRLGLNLGAS; from the coding sequence ATGGCCGAACCGATGCGCGACCCCAGCTTCTGGGTCCTCACCGCCCTGGCACCCGAGCCGCGACACGGCTACGGGGTGATCCGCGAGGTGGACCGGCTCTCCGGCGGGCAGGTGACCTTGCAGGCCGGGACCCTGTACGCGGCCCTCGACCGGCTCACCGCGCTCGGCCTCATCGAGGCGGACCGGGAGGAAACCGTGGACGGCCGGCCGCGACGGTACTACCGGCTCACCACCGACGGCGCCGCCGCGCTCGACGCCGAGACCGAGCGGCGGCGGGCAGCCGTCGCCGCCGCGACCGCGCAGCTGTCGGCCCGCCGCCGGCTCGGGCTGAACCTGGGCGCGTCGTGA
- a CDS encoding DUF6232 family protein: MRIYYQDADVTVATSGVVLRGRAYALADIEDAWRGARRTASRKSMIAWAVLIAAIVVEAAVWWSTRWIWAGRGLLVIAAILFVRVIAHFVAGSTGLQALEDIRRYGRRQELWITVGGTPVRVLCTDDAIRYGQVCRALTRALNDHETVLRDSA; encoded by the coding sequence ATGCGGATCTATTACCAGGATGCGGACGTCACGGTGGCCACGTCCGGCGTCGTGCTGCGCGGGCGGGCCTATGCGCTGGCCGACATCGAGGACGCCTGGCGCGGCGCGCGGCGGACCGCGAGCCGCAAGTCGATGATCGCCTGGGCGGTGCTGATCGCCGCGATCGTCGTGGAGGCCGCGGTCTGGTGGAGCACGCGGTGGATCTGGGCCGGTCGCGGTCTGCTGGTGATCGCGGCCATTCTTTTCGTACGCGTGATCGCCCATTTCGTGGCCGGCTCGACCGGCCTGCAAGCGCTGGAGGACATCCGCCGGTACGGCCGGCGCCAGGAACTGTGGATCACCGTGGGCGGCACCCCCGTCCGCGTGCTGTGCACCGACGACGCGATCCGTTACGGACAGGTGTGCCGCGCGTTGACCCGGGCGTTGAACGATCACGAGACCGTGCTGCGCGACTCCGCCTGA